The Humulus lupulus chromosome 4, drHumLupu1.1, whole genome shotgun sequence genome has a window encoding:
- the LOC133828778 gene encoding receptor-like protein EIX2 produces MDLAGNKLTRGIPRCFEFLIGMATEINEDRLVLAFPQYYRISEKAYQIVSEIMDFEKFRSEEMILASMKGLYLEYSKMQLQLLEIMDLSSNELDGVIPEGLCELVGLHGLNLSHNHLSGNMPKNIGKLKFLESLDLSRNELVGTIPQSLSVITTLSYLNLSHNNLSGKIPLGNQLQTLNDLSIYEGNPLLCGVPLPKKCPTDPDSAHPPLISSNADKDDNEEVEDKAQKIWFYFVIFCGYVTGLWAVIGILVFKREWRFAYFRFAEDAKEHMLAMMTVKVTRLKRKMMIGPLRARN; encoded by the coding sequence ATGGACCTTGCTGGGAATAAATTAACAAGAGGGATTCCACGTTGCTTCGAGTTTCTTATTGGTATGGCTACAGAAATAAATGAAGATCGTTTGGTTTTGGCTTTTCCCCAGTATTACAGAATATCCGAGAAAGCATATCAGATTGTGAGTGAGATTATGGATTTCGAAAAATTCAGGAGCGAGGAAATGATTTTGGCATCCATGAAAGGATTATATCTTGAGTACTCAAAAATGCAGCTGCAACTACTCGAGATTATGGACCTTTCAAGTAATGAGCTCGATGGAGTTATTCCGGAGGGGCTTTGTGAGCTCGTTGGACTGCATGGTTTGAACTTGTCACACAACCATTTGTCAGGCAATATGCCCAAAAATATTGGAAAGCTCAAGTTTTTGGAGTCCCTTGATCTCTCACGCAACGAATTGGTTGGCACAATCCCCCAAAGCTTGTCTGTCATAACCACACTAAGCTACCTCAACTTGTCTCACAACAACTTGTCAGGCAAAATTCCACTCGGCAATCAGCTTCAGACTCTGAATGATTTATCAATTTATGAAGGAAATCCACTGCTTTGCGGGGTTCCATTACCAAAGAAATGTCCCACTGATCCTGATTCAGCCCATCCTCCATTGATCTCTAGCAATGCAGACAAAGATGATAATGAGGAAGTTGAAGACAAGGCCCAAAAAATATGGTTTTACTTTGTCATATTTTGTGGATATGTAACTGGCTTATGGGCAGTTATTGGGattttagtgtttaaaagagaATGGAGATTTGCCTATTTCCGTTTTGCCGAAGACGCCAAAGAACACATGCTTGCGATGATGACGGTAAAAGTGACAAggctgaagaggaagatgatgattGGACCATTAAGGGCAAGAAACTGA
- the LOC133830726 gene encoding receptor-like protein EIX1 encodes MEKVLSDNRFFLFVLFFTGVVVQLCVCSNSTLGCIKEERVALLKLKKSFKVGISSWFPSWTGKDCCKWDGVSCSKNTGHVLKLNLSIQFPGGTEATSSPMVDSSVVALKHLEYLDLSGNNFQGSHIPHFLGSLKSLRYLNLSCAYFKGKIPEQLGNLSHLETLDLSNQETYFTNSDLYAENFKWVSRLVYLKHLGMNYVNLTAAVDLMQVLITLPSLLHVRLENCGIHNVHFSPSSFNSTLIPSSIQSLSLASNMLHGKIHVALPNMTQSFHSYNDTTSPFWLGNLHSLVYLNLEMNDFDDFEGGLWSLLNNACSLKSLHLSSNQFYGNVLETKNTPSRCREFGLEFLDLSGSKIYGSIPDWLAQLSNLKELHLSNNQLNGTITPFIGRLLTLEHLDLSNNKLVGSLPYSLGQLVHLRTLDVSCNFLEGVVTESHFANLSNLKKLIISANHLICQFDPNWTPPFLHLQVLNMSSCQIRSKFPEWLRNLSIIVLDLSNTSISGNFPTWQSSFIYIDLSMNQISGNLPTNFVSNLSFTLRLANNFINGSIPDSWCKLEFFLFLDVSRNELSGEVPKCWGYGNTQFSLINLSSNRLSGTIPSFSHCFLRWLHLNNNILSGELPQSLSNCTEELLDASKQYVKW; translated from the exons ATGGAAAAAGTTTTGAGTGATAATAGATTTTTcctatttgttttgtttttcactGGAGTAGTAGTGCAACTTTGTGTCTGTTCAAACTCGACCTTGGGCTGCATAAAAGAGGAGAGAGTAGCTTTATTAAAACTGAAAAAAAGTTTTAAAGTCGGCATTTCAAGTTGGTTTCCTTCCTGGACTGGAAAAGATTGCTGCAAGTGGGATGGAGTAAGTTGTAGTAAGAACACTGGACATGTTCTCAAACTTAATCTTTCCATTCAATTTCCCGGCGGTACCGAGGCAACATCATCTCCTATGGTTGACTCATCCGTGGTGGCGTTGAAGCATTTAGAGTACTTGGATTTGAGTGGAAACAACTTTCAAGGAAGCCATATTCCCCATTTCCTTGGTTCCTTGAAGAGTCTGCGATATCTTAATCTTTCTTGTGCATATTTCAAGGGAAAGATTCCTGAACAACTTGGAAACCTTAGTCATTTGGAAACTCTTGATCTGAGTAATCAAGAGACATATTTTACCAACAGTGATTTGTATGCCGAAAATTTCAAGTGGGTTTCAAGACTTGTGTATTTGAAACATCTTGGCATGAACTACGTGAACCTCACAGCGGCAGTTGATCTAATGCAGGTACTCATTACACTTCCTTCTCTTCTACACGTAAGGTTAGAAAATTGTGGAATCCATAACGTTCACTTTTCTCCTAGCTCTTTTAATTCTACATTAATCCCTTCAAGTATTCAGTCCCTGAGTCTTGCTTCTAATATGCTTCATGGAAAAATTCATGTTGCTCTCCCAAACATGACACAGTCGTTTCATTCTTATAATGATACCACTTCTCCATTCTGGTTAGGCAATCTTCACAGCCTTGTTTATCTCAATCTTGAAATGAATGACTTTGACGATTTTGAAGGTGGACTATGGTCATTATTGAATAATGCTTGTTCCTTGAAGTCATTACACTTGTCTTCCAATCAGTTTTATGGTAATGTGTTAGAGACCAAAAACACTCCATCAAGATGTCGAGAATTTGGTTTAGAGTTTCTGGATTTAAGTGGTAGTAAAATATATGGTAGCATACCAGATTGGTTAGCACAATTGTCTAATTTGAAAGAGCTGCATCTCTCAAATAACCAATTGAATGGTACCATCACACCATTTATAGGAAGATTGTTGACCTTAGAACACTTAGATCTTTCAAATAATAAGTTGGTCGGATCTCTTCCTTACAGTCTTGGGCAATTAGTACATTTAAGGACACTCGATGTTTCATGTAATTTCTTGGAAGGTGTTGTCACTGAATCTCACTTTGCCAACCTTTCAAATTTGAAGAAATTGATCATTAGTGCAAACCATCTAATTTGCCAATTCGACCCAAACTGGACTCCTCCATTTTTGCACCTACAAGTTCTTAACATGTCATCTTGTCAAATTCGATCCAAATTTCctgagtggcttaggaatcttTCCATTATTGTACTAGATCTTTCCAACACTAGCATTTCCGGAAATTTTCCAACATGGCAATCTTCCTTCATCTACATCGATCTCTCAATGAACCAAATAAGTGGAAATCTTCCAACCAATTTTGTTAGCAACTTATCTTTCACTTTACGTCTTGCCAACAACTTCATAAATGGTTCAATCCCAGATTCATGGTGTAAATTAGAGTTTTTCCTATTTCTTGATGTTTCAAGAAACGAGCTATCTGGAGAAGTTCCTAAATGTTGGGGATATGGTAATACACAATTTTCGCTCATAAATCTCTCGTCTAACAGATTATCTGGGACTATTCCTTCTTTTTCACATTGTTTTCTGAGATGGTTGCACTTGAATAACAACATTCTCAGTGGCGAGCTACCTCAATCTTTGAGTAACTGCACTGAAGAACTTCTAGAC GCTTCGAAACAATATGTTAAATGGTGA